One window from the genome of Pyrobaculum ferrireducens encodes:
- a CDS encoding trypsin-like serine protease → MLVGKDAFRKGAPGLGELGVAVSLFLAVSVYGLSLTDRWDNLAGGVQIEVGYYQTPDRYFLYGYCSLGAPVYWYEGGARVFGYLTAGHCTNSQYQDVVHQPYRDLNAPDSNYIGDVIKDSYYTGPTPVVDAALIKVTTSSRTVKPWIATSSVGFQTDALVNWYYTVTNAPRDPGGSGYSKLGFRCQYDSSLIIYDLYITQDNALVYRVIKRGGGTINACLGDSGGPVFYMWSQRIDFMTVYYANILGIVKGGNAYAYPTVLYVTPIDESLNRLQVYLYTYRS, encoded by the coding sequence ATGTTAGTTGGTAAAGATGCTTTTAGGAAAGGCGCGCCGGGGCTTGGTGAGCTGGGAGTTGCTGTGTCGTTGTTTCTCGCGGTGTCTGTATATGGGCTGTCGCTTACAGATAGGTGGGATAACCTCGCTGGAGGTGTCCAAATCGAGGTAGGTTATTACCAGACCCCCGATCGGTACTTCCTATATGGGTACTGCAGTCTTGGGGCGCCGGTGTATTGGTACGAAGGCGGGGCGCGGGTATTTGGCTACCTCACAGCTGGACACTGCACAAATAGTCAATATCAAGACGTCGTGCACCAGCCGTACAGAGATTTAAATGCGCCTGACAGCAACTATATTGGAGATGTGATTAAAGACAGCTACTATACAGGCCCTACTCCGGTGGTGGACGCAGCTCTAATAAAAGTAACAACATCAAGCAGAACTGTAAAGCCGTGGATCGCCACCTCCTCAGTGGGATTCCAGACAGACGCGCTCGTAAACTGGTACTACACAGTGACTAATGCGCCACGAGACCCGGGAGGTAGCGGATATTCAAAACTCGGATTTAGATGCCAATACGACTCAAGTCTCATTATCTACGATCTTTACATAACGCAGGACAATGCCTTGGTCTATAGAGTAATTAAAAGAGGCGGAGGAACTATAAATGCTTGCCTAGGTGATAGCGGAGGCCCTGTGTTCTACATGTGGAGCCAAAGAATCGACTTTATGACTGTGTATTATGCAAATATACTTGGTATCGTAAAGGGCGGCAACGCATACGCATATCCTACAGTGCTATATGTAACTCCCATTGACGAATCTTTAAATAGGTTACAAGTATATCTATATACGTATAGGTCATGA